The following proteins come from a genomic window of bacterium:
- a CDS encoding ABC transporter ATP-binding protein: protein MLRVKNLSVNFFLDEGVLPAVENVSFQIREKESVGLVGESGCGKSVTALSLLKLIQSPPGKIISGEINFKGKNILEFNKKELTAFRGNKAAMVFQEPMTSLNPLFTVGNQIEESFYLHRKELDKEERKKEIIELLKVVGIPSPKLRINEYPHRLSGGMRQRVMIAMALACRPSLLIADEPTTALDVTIQAQILELLRELKHKFSMSVLLITHDLGVVYDSCERVIVMYAGRIVEEQLVEGLFSKPLHPYTTGLLKSLPKLGKQYGKTRLEAIPGNVPNPMEKIIGCKFNPRCPMVMDICRKEEPQLKNISDSSSVRCWLY from the coding sequence ATGTTACGTGTAAAAAATCTTTCCGTAAATTTTTTTTTAGATGAGGGTGTCCTTCCCGCAGTTGAGAATGTAAGTTTTCAAATCAGGGAGAAAGAATCCGTCGGGTTGGTAGGCGAATCGGGATGCGGGAAAAGCGTTACGGCGTTATCTTTGTTGAAATTGATACAGAGCCCGCCGGGGAAAATTATTTCGGGCGAAATCAATTTCAAGGGTAAAAATATACTGGAGTTTAATAAAAAAGAATTAACCGCGTTTCGCGGCAATAAAGCCGCGATGGTTTTCCAGGAACCGATGACATCCCTGAACCCGCTTTTTACAGTCGGTAATCAGATTGAAGAAAGCTTTTATCTTCACAGGAAAGAGCTGGACAAAGAAGAGAGAAAGAAGGAAATAATTGAATTGCTGAAGGTAGTCGGCATCCCGTCTCCCAAACTGCGCATTAACGAATATCCTCACCGACTTTCAGGAGGTATGCGCCAGCGCGTGATGATAGCGATGGCACTTGCGTGCAGACCTAGTCTTTTGATAGCCGATGAACCTACAACCGCGCTTGATGTTACTATCCAGGCCCAGATACTCGAACTCCTGAGGGAATTAAAACACAAATTCAGCATGTCTGTTCTTTTAATAACACATGACCTCGGAGTTGTTTATGATTCTTGCGAGCGGGTTATTGTGATGTACGCAGGGAGAATTGTTGAGGAACAATTAGTGGAAGGGCTTTTTTCAAAACCGCTGCACCCTTATACAACCGGGCTTTTAAAATCACTGCCAAAACTTGGAAAACAATACGGCAAAACAAGGCTGGAGGCAATCCCGGGTAACGTCCCAAATCCGATGGAAAAAATTATTGGCTGTAAGTTTAATCCAAGGTGCCCGATGGTTATGGATATATGCAGGAAAGAAGAACCGCAATTAAAAAACATTTCCGATAGCTCTTCCGTGCGGTGCTGGCTTTATTAA
- a CDS encoding ABC transporter permease produces the protein MIQVKNLTKTYKTGKVEFKALRGIDFKVEAGEFVAIMGPSGSGKSTMLHLLGFLDRPDSGEYFFNGKDTSKLTENDLALLRNRSIGFVFQQFHLLPRLTTLDNVKLPLIYGGRKHLFENAARKLEEVGLADKITNYSNELSGGQQQRAAIARALVNDPVIIFADEPTGNLDTKSQEEVMAILKDMNKKGKTVIIITHEHDVAMHAKRIIRMRDGKIISDEVITPEVSVKPECDKNNGVCEHVSHAGKAEFQDHLRQAFQAIFSHKMRSLLSMLGIFIGVAAVIAMLALGQGARESIQARLSSLGSNLLMVRPGSTQMHGVALEAGSVTRFTLLDAEAISKLSPVKRVSPSVNGRGQVVYGNKNWNTQVQGVGVDYADMRASVPVSGRFFTNEELIGKQKVAVIGKRIADELFQDINPIDKIIKINSINFRVIGVFPEKGATGWRDNDDVINVPVTTAMYRLFGKEYLNSIDVEIKEAGLMQDAQDLIKRLVILRHRIPKKDEDKSFQVRNMADIQEAMQSTTKTLAWLLGSIATISLIVGGIGIMNIMLVSVTERTKEIGLRKAIGARRIDIMTQFLIESVVMTTLGGIAGILFGCGVSVLMAKLAKWPTSISTFSIILSTTFSIGIGMGFGLWPARQASRLNPVEALRYE, from the coding sequence ATGATTCAAGTAAAAAATCTTACAAAAACATATAAAACGGGCAAGGTTGAATTCAAGGCGCTTCGCGGGATTGATTTTAAAGTTGAAGCCGGTGAATTTGTTGCCATTATGGGGCCGTCGGGTTCAGGGAAATCAACTATGCTGCATCTTCTCGGATTTTTAGACCGTCCGGATTCAGGGGAGTATTTTTTTAACGGCAAAGATACCTCTAAACTTACGGAAAATGATTTAGCCCTTCTCAGAAACCGGTCCATAGGTTTTGTATTCCAGCAGTTTCACCTGCTGCCGAGGTTAACCACTCTTGATAATGTAAAACTGCCGCTTATATACGGCGGGCGTAAACATTTGTTTGAAAATGCGGCCAGGAAGCTTGAAGAAGTGGGTTTGGCGGACAAGATAACGAATTATTCCAATGAGCTGTCGGGAGGACAGCAGCAAAGAGCCGCGATCGCAAGGGCGCTCGTAAATGACCCTGTCATAATTTTCGCCGATGAGCCGACTGGTAACCTAGATACAAAAAGCCAGGAAGAGGTAATGGCAATACTTAAGGACATGAATAAAAAAGGCAAAACTGTTATTATTATAACCCATGAACATGATGTGGCCATGCATGCCAAAAGAATTATCAGGATGCGGGATGGCAAAATAATTTCAGATGAGGTTATTACACCGGAAGTTTCAGTGAAACCGGAATGTGATAAAAATAATGGTGTTTGTGAACATGTTTCTCACGCAGGAAAGGCTGAGTTCCAGGACCATTTGAGGCAGGCCTTTCAGGCGATTTTTTCACATAAAATGCGGTCTCTTCTTTCAATGCTCGGTATTTTTATCGGGGTCGCGGCGGTTATTGCCATGCTCGCCCTGGGACAGGGTGCAAGGGAATCAATTCAGGCCAGATTGTCTTCCCTCGGTTCAAATCTTTTAATGGTCCGGCCCGGTTCCACCCAAATGCACGGAGTGGCGTTGGAAGCCGGTTCGGTTACCCGTTTCACCCTGCTTGACGCGGAGGCTATTTCAAAATTATCGCCCGTGAAAAGGGTATCTCCTTCAGTTAACGGCAGGGGGCAGGTGGTTTATGGAAATAAAAATTGGAACACACAGGTCCAGGGAGTAGGTGTAGATTATGCGGATATGCGGGCATCCGTTCCTGTGTCAGGCAGGTTTTTCACAAATGAAGAATTAATCGGGAAGCAAAAGGTGGCAGTTATCGGCAAGAGGATAGCCGATGAACTTTTCCAAGATATTAATCCTATTGATAAAATTATAAAAATAAACAGCATTAATTTCCGTGTGATTGGTGTTTTTCCCGAAAAAGGGGCGACAGGCTGGCGTGACAATGATGATGTTATAAATGTCCCTGTTACAACTGCGATGTACCGCCTTTTCGGAAAAGAATACCTGAATTCGATTGATGTTGAAATAAAAGAAGCCGGTTTAATGCAGGACGCGCAGGATTTAATAAAAAGGTTGGTCATACTGCGGCACCGGATTCCCAAAAAAGACGAAGATAAATCATTTCAGGTCAGGAATATGGCGGACATCCAGGAAGCTATGCAAAGCACCACAAAAACACTCGCCTGGCTTTTGGGCTCGATCGCAACCATATCTCTGATAGTCGGCGGGATCGGCATTATGAACATTATGCTTGTTTCCGTGACGGAGCGGACAAAAGAAATCGGCTTGAGAAAAGCTATAGGCGCGAGAAGAATCGATATTATGACCCAGTTTTTAATCGAATCGGTAGTAATGACTACGCTTGGCGGGATCGCGGGGATTTTATTCGGCTGCGGGGTTTCAGTATTAATGGCAAAGTTGGCCAAGTGGCCGACAAGCATTTCAACATTTTCAATAATCCTTTCAACAACCTTCTCAATAGGCATCGGCATGGGCTTCGGTCTCTGGCCTGCCAGGCAGGCTTCACGGCTTAACCCTGTCGAGGCACTAAGATATGAATAA